A portion of the Elephas maximus indicus isolate mEleMax1 chromosome 13, mEleMax1 primary haplotype, whole genome shotgun sequence genome contains these proteins:
- the CTXND1 gene encoding cortexin domain-containing 1 protein has translation MEQPTPEPVYVDVDKGLTLACFVFLCLFLIVMIIRCAKVIMDPYSAIPTSTWEEQHLDD, from the coding sequence ATGGAGCAGCCCACCCCCGAGCCTGTCTACGTCGATGTGGACAAAGGACTGACCCTGGCCTGCTTCGTCTTCCTCTGCCTCTTCCTCATTGTGATGATCATTCGCTGTGCCAAGGTCATCATGGACCCTTACAGCGCCATCCCCACATCCACCTGGGAGGAGCAGCACCTGGACGACTGA